From a region of the Panicum virgatum strain AP13 chromosome 2K, P.virgatum_v5, whole genome shotgun sequence genome:
- the LOC120678796 gene encoding uncharacterized protein LOC120678796, with amino-acid sequence MTAGSAWIAKSFGSSSTNSIASTWETGSMEEDGGSSSWEWFVARAGTGDAGGIGGGPNAGIVVQPLQAPQKSIGEARGILEHNRVFFFDLAYLYYRIRKAYTYENKYRNAV; translated from the exons ATGACCGCTGGATCTGCATGGATCGCCAAATCATTCG GGAGTAGCAGCACGAACAGCATTGCGAGCACCTGGGAGACAGGATCGATGGAGGAGGATGGCGGCTCCAGCAGCTGGGAGTGGTTTGTGGCTAGGGCGGGCACCGGCGATGCGGGCGGAATTGGAGGAGGCCCCAACGCCGGCATCGTCGTGCAGCCCCTGCAGGCACCGCAGAAGAGCATTGGCGAGGCGCGGGGGATCCTGGAGCACAACCGCGTGTTTTTTTTTGATTTAGCATACCTGTATTACAGGATAAGGAAAGCATACACATACGAGAACAAATACAGAAACGCTGTGTAA